Proteins found in one Triticum urartu cultivar G1812 chromosome 4, Tu2.1, whole genome shotgun sequence genomic segment:
- the LOC125552087 gene encoding uncharacterized protein LOC125552087 produces the protein MRGGRRGTGRVRRGGGGAAAAPPPRGERAAGVQFIELSDDDVKSATQQPPKGEIAEGCAADDFNAPPCDSTKEVSTKNLGRLRKRTAAGGAATSELHEDELKVADVKLSNDEDWS, from the exons ATGAGAGGCGGGAGGCGCGGGACGGGGAGAGtgcggcggggaggcggcggcgccgccgccgctccgccgccgcggGGCGAGCGCGCCGCCGGCGTCCAGTTCATCGAACTCAGCGACG ATGATGTGAAGTCAGCAACGCAGCAACCACCGAAAGGAGAAATTGCGGAGGGATGCGCGGCAGATGATTTCAACGCGCCCCCATGTGATTCCACCAAGGAAG TTTCCACAAAGAACCTGGGACGTCTTAGAAAGCGAACAGCTGCTGGCGGTGCTGCAACTTCTGAGTTGCATGAGGATGAGCTAAAGGTTGCTGATGTCAAGCTGAGCAATGATGAAG ACTGGTcataa
- the LOC125552088 gene encoding salt stress-induced hydrophobic peptide ESI3: MGSATVLEVILAIILPPVGVFLRYKLGVEFWICLLLTILGYIPGIIYAVYVLVV; this comes from the exons ATGGGCTCGGCAACAGTCCTGGAGGTGATCCTCGCCATCATCCTGCCTCCCGTCGGCGTCTTCCTGCGCTACAAACTCGGC GTGGAGTTCTGGATCTGTCTCTTGCTGACCATACTGGGGTACATACCGGGGATCATCTACGCGGTGTACGTGCTGGTAGTTTAA